One Paraburkholderia aromaticivorans genomic region harbors:
- a CDS encoding SHOCT domain-containing protein: MKKTLLLAAMLLTGCASVSDIHTSKADPDCAHSCSANYSECLGKFTLFPIQAQHQCTDALRLCVAACPARGSVAASPVSNPSQRLANLDDLYKRGLISKGEYDAKRAEVLKGL; encoded by the coding sequence ATGAAAAAGACATTGCTTCTCGCGGCGATGCTGCTGACCGGATGCGCGAGCGTTTCGGATATTCATACAAGCAAAGCTGATCCGGATTGCGCCCACTCATGCTCGGCGAACTATTCCGAATGCCTTGGTAAGTTCACGCTCTTTCCAATTCAGGCGCAACACCAATGCACCGACGCTTTGCGCCTGTGTGTTGCCGCCTGCCCAGCGAGAGGAAGTGTGGCCGCGTCTCCGGTATCGAACCCATCGCAACGGCTCGCGAATCTTGACGACCTTTACAAGCGCGGTCTGATTAGCAAGGGCGAATACGATGCGAAGCGCGCCGAAGTACTAAAGGGTCTGTAA
- a CDS encoding glyoxalase superfamily protein codes for MDIFEPTASQAAFILRRYLKSVGVDISLAVAQECVARVRGYADWNVLAAHINPRADSSASSASSAHKPVEAQQHEYPLELARLPTSTWVDVFESCWPEQIHRAETKADFERLQPMWRSLNIRRNFEREQLLRADFFLALTSAELTDHYRHVAGEPGLGKAERGHWIQFVFERRIENRFSLKICPTLNWDGLEVLFLIDVFDHVAGDAYLGEVWHEPVVAEPSESLAEVIARALVVADRLCANFRGWLNTNSFMRTA; via the coding sequence TTGGACATCTTCGAACCAACAGCCAGTCAGGCTGCATTTATCCTCCGCCGCTATCTGAAGTCTGTCGGCGTCGACATATCACTTGCAGTCGCCCAAGAATGCGTTGCGCGTGTTCGAGGGTATGCGGACTGGAATGTCCTAGCCGCGCACATTAATCCACGCGCGGACAGTTCGGCTTCGAGCGCGAGCAGCGCACATAAACCCGTTGAGGCTCAACAGCACGAATACCCTCTTGAGTTGGCACGATTGCCCACGTCCACGTGGGTGGACGTGTTTGAATCCTGCTGGCCAGAGCAAATTCACCGAGCCGAAACAAAAGCGGACTTCGAGCGCCTGCAACCGATGTGGCGGTCGCTGAACATCAGACGGAATTTTGAGCGAGAGCAGCTACTGCGCGCAGACTTTTTCTTGGCACTTACGTCGGCCGAATTAACGGACCACTATCGGCATGTCGCAGGCGAGCCAGGACTGGGCAAGGCTGAGCGCGGGCATTGGATTCAATTTGTGTTTGAGCGACGCATCGAAAATCGCTTCAGCCTCAAGATTTGTCCGACATTGAACTGGGACGGCTTGGAAGTCCTTTTCCTGATAGATGTATTTGATCATGTGGCAGGCGATGCTTACTTGGGTGAGGTTTGGCACGAACCCGTTGTCGCCGAGCCTAGTGAGAGTTTGGCGGAAGTTATCGCACGAGCGCTTGTGGTCGCAGATCGGCTCTGCGCCAACTTCAGGGGATGGCTGAACACAAACAGTTTTATGCGAACCGCCTAG
- a CDS encoding GIY-YIG nuclease family protein, which yields MSASSAPNAPGVYMIENAANGRVYIGKTKNLGKRFGQHVTQLRKGKHHNTRLQAEWSEFGEPTFTFRVHVLAGESEIDLIEQTLIAENMGDGCFN from the coding sequence ATGTCAGCATCATCAGCGCCGAACGCGCCGGGCGTGTACATGATCGAAAACGCGGCGAACGGGCGCGTCTATATCGGCAAGACAAAGAATCTTGGCAAGCGCTTCGGGCAGCACGTCACGCAACTTCGCAAGGGTAAGCACCACAACACCAGGCTTCAAGCCGAATGGTCGGAATTCGGAGAACCTACTTTCACGTTTCGCGTTCACGTCCTCGCCGGGGAAAGTGAAATCGACCTGATCGAGCAAACCCTGATCGCCGAAAACATGGGCGACGGATGCTTTAACTGA
- a CDS encoding IS630 family transposase has protein sequence MRIAAKVELSEAQRKQLETWATGRTIPVRLAERAKMILLAAQGKTDKEIGADLGIWRGTVARWRGRFIADGVTGIEHDETRPGRKPKISARKVKSIVALTTQQRPDNATHWSTRSMAAVAGISEASVRRIWQAYGLKPHRVESFKVSNDKRFAEKLEAIVGLYLDPPEHALVFSCDEKSQIQALDRTQPGLPLKRGRAQTMTHDYKRHGVTTLFAAMNTLDGSVIGQCQTKHRHQEWLSFLRKIDRHTPKNKELHLIADNYATHKHPEIKAWLAKHPRFHMHFTPTSASWLNMVERFFRDLSENQLRRAAFRSVPELVRAIEQYVEKHNRDPKPFIWTAKASDILAKVTRARAKLNKMQSV, from the coding sequence ATGAGAATCGCGGCGAAAGTTGAACTGAGCGAAGCACAACGTAAACAGTTGGAGACGTGGGCGACTGGGCGAACGATTCCGGTTCGACTGGCCGAGCGTGCCAAGATGATATTGCTCGCGGCGCAAGGCAAGACGGACAAAGAGATCGGTGCGGACCTTGGTATCTGGCGAGGCACGGTGGCACGCTGGCGCGGTCGCTTTATCGCTGATGGTGTGACTGGGATCGAGCACGATGAGACGCGGCCCGGGCGCAAGCCGAAGATCTCCGCGCGCAAGGTCAAGTCCATCGTAGCGCTGACGACGCAGCAGCGGCCGGATAACGCGACGCATTGGAGTACGCGCAGCATGGCAGCGGTGGCCGGTATCAGTGAAGCGAGCGTGCGGCGCATCTGGCAGGCGTACGGCCTCAAGCCGCATCGGGTAGAGAGCTTCAAGGTGTCGAACGACAAGCGCTTTGCCGAGAAACTCGAGGCCATCGTCGGGCTGTATCTCGATCCCCCGGAGCACGCCTTGGTCTTCAGTTGCGACGAGAAGTCCCAGATCCAGGCGCTTGACCGGACCCAGCCGGGCTTGCCGCTGAAGCGAGGTCGCGCTCAAACGATGACGCATGATTACAAGCGCCATGGTGTGACGACGCTGTTTGCCGCGATGAATACACTCGATGGAAGTGTCATTGGCCAGTGCCAGACGAAACATCGTCATCAGGAGTGGCTGAGTTTCTTGCGCAAGATCGATCGCCACACACCCAAGAACAAGGAGTTGCATTTGATCGCCGACAATTACGCCACCCATAAGCACCCCGAGATAAAGGCGTGGCTGGCCAAGCACCCGCGCTTCCACATGCATTTCACCCCCACCAGTGCCTCTTGGCTCAACATGGTCGAACGCTTCTTCCGTGACTTGTCAGAGAACCAGTTGCGACGTGCGGCCTTCCGCTCGGTACCTGAATTGGTCCGCGCGATCGAACAGTACGTGGAGAAGCACAACCGTGATCCGAAACCGTTCATCTGGACGGCAAAGGCATCCGACATCCTGGCGAAAGTCACGCGTGCCAGGGCCAAGCTGAATAAGATGCAATCCGTTTGA
- a CDS encoding Rap1a/Tai family immunity protein, with the protein MEKRQAAAFALAMVFVSLSVNSYASRGWVGNDLKAKCDVALRAVSDPSAWDTNIALSSGQCAGYIAGVIEGTRVTSILDKAGKYPYCMPETTTPLQDISVVEKYLNDHPEQWDMPAGLLIDQAFLTAYPCSKGK; encoded by the coding sequence GTGGAAAAACGACAAGCAGCGGCGTTCGCGTTGGCTATGGTCTTTGTATCGCTTTCCGTCAATAGCTATGCCTCGCGCGGATGGGTCGGCAATGATCTGAAGGCGAAATGCGACGTGGCGCTTCGAGCGGTATCTGACCCGTCCGCTTGGGATACGAACATAGCGCTGTCTTCCGGGCAGTGTGCCGGTTATATCGCTGGTGTGATCGAAGGCACGCGCGTAACGTCCATTCTCGACAAGGCGGGCAAGTATCCATATTGCATGCCGGAAACGACTACGCCGCTGCAAGACATTTCAGTTGTAGAGAAGTATCTGAACGATCACCCCGAACAATGGGATATGCCTGCTGGCCTTTTGATTGACCAAGCATTCTTGACCGCCTATCCGTGTTCGAAGGGTAAGTGA